One Panicum virgatum strain AP13 chromosome 9K, P.virgatum_v5, whole genome shotgun sequence genomic region harbors:
- the LOC120652453 gene encoding transcription factor WRKY19-like isoform X2, with translation MASSGGDVPAERAAAAANDLVEARDGAASLRTFLLELDDQRAPWAQRVVDAVLSRLSSAMSALDVGGAATGGGRSPATGSGSGGASRPQQSVSYSSRNTKDKKRSLSRRSQRPSDKKITTTLEDGHVWRKYGQKEIQNSPYPRSYYRCTHSSSQGCNAKRQVQRSEADPSKHVVTYYGEHTCRDPSTIPLVVHAAGAAPDDRANNLISFGHSGASDSSAAATGAYSSSQYLAMGGRSTAGDQLSTSWCTSDDMFSSSAGSFMQVDELISAVVGSAGVTSTATAGSAALDRGGLGGMAGGGGGNASFPPSPNGLAGFVVGSLGSIGGDDDDLFSMDP, from the exons ATGGCGTCGTCGGGCGGGGACGTGCCGGCGGagagggcggccgcggcggcgaacgACCTGGTCGAGGCGCGGGACGGCGCGGCGTCGCTCAGGACCTTCCTGCTGGAGCTGGACGACCAGCGCGCGCCGTGGGCGCAGCGGGTGGTCGACGCCGTGCTCAGCAGGCTGTCGAGCGCGATGTCGGCGCtggacgtcggcggcgcggcgacgggaGGAGGCCGGAGCCCGGCCACCGGGTCCGGGTCCGGCGGCGCGAGCAGGCCGCAGCAGTCGGTGAGCTACTCGAGCAGGAACACGAAGGATAAGAAACGCAGCCTCAGCAGAAG ATCACAGCGCCCCTCTGACAAGAAGATCACCACTACGCTGGAAGACGGCCACGTATGGCGGAAATATGGGCAGAAGGAGATCCAGAATTCACCCTATCCAAG GAGTTACTACAGGTGCACACACAGCTCAAGCCAAGGATGCAACGCCAAGCGGCAGGTCCAGCGCAGCGAGGCGGACCCGTCCAAGCACGTCGTCACCTACTACGGCGAGCACACCTGCAGGGACCCCTCCACGATCCCGCTCGtcgtccacgccgccggcgcggcgccggacGACCGTGCCAATAACCTCATCAGCTTCGGCCACAGCGGCGCCAGCGACAGCTCCGCCGCAGCCACCGGCGCCTACTCTTCTTCCCAGTACTTGGCGATGGGCGGCAGGAGCACCGCCGGTGACCAGCTATCCACGTCGTGGTGCACCAGCGATGACATGTTCAGCTCGTCGGCCGGCTCCTTCATGCAGGTTGACGAGCTGATCAGCGCGGTCGTGGGCTCGGCCGGGGTgacgtcgacggcgacggcggggtcggcggcgcTGGACCGCGGCGGGCTCGGTggcatggcgggcggcggcggaggcaatgCCAGCTTCCCGCCGTCTCCGAACGGACTCGCCGGGTTCGTGGTCGGCTCGCTTGGGAGcatcggcggcgacgacgatgacTTGTTTAGTATGGATCCTTAG
- the LOC120652453 gene encoding transcription factor WRKY19-like isoform X1 encodes MASSGGDVPAERAAAAANDLVEARDGAASLRTFLLELDDQRAPWAQRVVDAVLSRLSSAMSALDVGGAATGGGRSPATGSGSGGASRPQQSVSYSSRNTKDKKRSLSRSFTRSQRPSDKKITTTLEDGHVWRKYGQKEIQNSPYPRSYYRCTHSSSQGCNAKRQVQRSEADPSKHVVTYYGEHTCRDPSTIPLVVHAAGAAPDDRANNLISFGHSGASDSSAAATGAYSSSQYLAMGGRSTAGDQLSTSWCTSDDMFSSSAGSFMQVDELISAVVGSAGVTSTATAGSAALDRGGLGGMAGGGGGNASFPPSPNGLAGFVVGSLGSIGGDDDDLFSMDP; translated from the exons ATGGCGTCGTCGGGCGGGGACGTGCCGGCGGagagggcggccgcggcggcgaacgACCTGGTCGAGGCGCGGGACGGCGCGGCGTCGCTCAGGACCTTCCTGCTGGAGCTGGACGACCAGCGCGCGCCGTGGGCGCAGCGGGTGGTCGACGCCGTGCTCAGCAGGCTGTCGAGCGCGATGTCGGCGCtggacgtcggcggcgcggcgacgggaGGAGGCCGGAGCCCGGCCACCGGGTCCGGGTCCGGCGGCGCGAGCAGGCCGCAGCAGTCGGTGAGCTACTCGAGCAGGAACACGAAGGATAAGAAACGCAGCCTCAGCAGAAG CTTCACCAGATCACAGCGCCCCTCTGACAAGAAGATCACCACTACGCTGGAAGACGGCCACGTATGGCGGAAATATGGGCAGAAGGAGATCCAGAATTCACCCTATCCAAG GAGTTACTACAGGTGCACACACAGCTCAAGCCAAGGATGCAACGCCAAGCGGCAGGTCCAGCGCAGCGAGGCGGACCCGTCCAAGCACGTCGTCACCTACTACGGCGAGCACACCTGCAGGGACCCCTCCACGATCCCGCTCGtcgtccacgccgccggcgcggcgccggacGACCGTGCCAATAACCTCATCAGCTTCGGCCACAGCGGCGCCAGCGACAGCTCCGCCGCAGCCACCGGCGCCTACTCTTCTTCCCAGTACTTGGCGATGGGCGGCAGGAGCACCGCCGGTGACCAGCTATCCACGTCGTGGTGCACCAGCGATGACATGTTCAGCTCGTCGGCCGGCTCCTTCATGCAGGTTGACGAGCTGATCAGCGCGGTCGTGGGCTCGGCCGGGGTgacgtcgacggcgacggcggggtcggcggcgcTGGACCGCGGCGGGCTCGGTggcatggcgggcggcggcggaggcaatgCCAGCTTCCCGCCGTCTCCGAACGGACTCGCCGGGTTCGTGGTCGGCTCGCTTGGGAGcatcggcggcgacgacgatgacTTGTTTAGTATGGATCCTTAG